A stretch of Cicer arietinum cultivar CDC Frontier isolate Library 1 chromosome 5, Cicar.CDCFrontier_v2.0, whole genome shotgun sequence DNA encodes these proteins:
- the LOC101488979 gene encoding transcription factor PIF4-like isoform X2, producing the protein MNDSVSEWNFESDTYVTNQKKSIGLDHELVELLWQNGQVVLHSQTNRKPITSRHVQKNLQSTTLRTNETFGSSSNLIQDDETVSWIHYPLEDPLEQELCSNLLSELSPCDDVVESYKQIRNFEEGKFSKLDASSDPHANINSQPSNLKPSFVQEFSKPDQRFHHAPDSSHKILNFSHFSRPPNVSSVTGKGDAHFRDKVTSGNLSQGDIRECSAMTVVSSYCGSNHIPQDQDVSRVSSNGVWNTTLSAEPKPVKDDIHKTIPRHEKGKSEMIEPTVTSSSGGSGSSLGKTSSLSTRSHGQKRKIIDVEDSVEQSEDTELKSAVRNKVSQRSGSARRNRAAEVHNLSERRRRDRINEKMKALQQLIPHSSKTDKASMLEEAIEYLKSLQLQLQVMWMGSGMTPMMLPGFQHYMSQMGMGMTAPSFPPLQNPMQLQRIPLDQSVQTPNQTLMCPNPILGAFNYQNQIQNPALSDQYARYMGYHLMQNASQPMSMYRYGPQGVQQTQAMIPPSNSSGPIRGVVNVDDSVSGKMG; encoded by the exons ATGAACGACAGTGTTTCGGAATGGAATTTTGAAAGTGATACCTATGTCACCAATCAAAAGAAGTCTATAGG GCTTGATCATGAACTTGTGGAGCTTCTATGGCAGAATGGCCAAGTAGTCTTGCATAGTCAAACAAATAGGAAACCAATCACTTCAAGACATGTTCAAAAGAATCTTCAATCAACAACATTAAGGACTAATGAAACATTTGGAAGTTCAAGCAATTTGATTCAAGATGATGAGACAGTTTCATGGATTCATTACCCTCTTGAGGATCCATTAGAACAAGAATTATGTTCCAACCTTTTATCTGAACTTTCACCTTGTGATGATGTTGTTGAGTCTTACAAACAAATTAGGAATTTTGAAGAGGGAAAGTTTTCCAAATTGGATGCTTCTAGTGATCCTCATGCGAATATAAATTCGCAACCGAGTAATTTGAAACCTTCCTTTGTTCAGGAATTCTCTAAGCCGGATCAAAGGTTTCATCATGCTCCTGATTCGTCGCACAAGATTCTAAACTTTTCTCACTTTTCAAGACCACCTAATGTTTCTTCTGTGACTGGTAAAGGCGATGCGCATTTTAGAGACAAAGTTACTTCTGGCAATTTGTCACAAGGCGATATTAGAGAGTGTTCGGCGATGACAGTTGTTTCGAGTTATTGTGGAAGTAACCACATCCCTCAAGATCAAGATGTAAGCAGAGTATCAAGCAACGGTGTTTGGAATACTACTTTATCAGCCGAGCCCAAACCAGTCAAAGATGACATTCATAAAACAATTCCTCGGCATGAGAAAGGGAAATCTGAGATGATCGAACCAACTGTTACTTCATCTTCTGGTGGATCAGGAAGTAGTCTTGGAAAAACTTCTTCCTTATCTACAAGAAGCCATGGACAAAAGAGGAAAATTATCGATGTCGAAGACTCGGTTGAACAAAGTGAG GACACAGAACTTAAATCAGCTGTCCGGAACAAGGTGTCTCAGCGATCAGGGTCGGCCCGAAGGAACCGGGCTGCTGAAGTGCATAATCTTTCAGAAAGG AGACGAAGAGATAGGATTAATGAGAAGATGAAAGCTTTGCAACAACTCATACCTCATAGTAGTAAG ACAGACAAAGCATCAATGTTAGAAGAGGCAATTGAATACTTGAAATCTCTTCAGTTACAACTTCAG GTAATGTGGATGGGATCTGGCATGACACCAATGATGCTTCCTGGATTTCAACACTATATGTCACAAATGGGAATGGGAATGACAGCACCTTCATTTCCTCCGCTTCAAAATCCGATGCAATTGCAGAGAATACCTCTCGATCAATCCGTACAAACGCCGAACCAGACATTAATGTGCCCAAATCCTATTTTAGGTGCCTTTAATTACCAAAATCAGATACAAAATCCGGCTCTTTCGGACCAATATGCACGTTACATGGGCTATCATCTTATGCAAAATGCTTCTCAG CCAATGAGTATGTACAGATATGGTCCCCAAGGAGTTCAACAAACTCAAGCAATGATTCCACCAAGCAATAGCAGTGGACCTATTAGGGGAGTAGTAAACGTTGATGATTCTGTAAGTGGAAAAATGG GTTAA
- the LOC101488979 gene encoding transcription factor PIF4-like isoform X3, whose product MNDSVSEWNFESDTYVTNQKKSIGLDHELVELLWQNGQVVLHSQTNRKPITSRHVQKNLQSTTLRTNETFGSSSNLIQDDETVSWIHYPLEDPLEQELCSNLLSELSPCDDVVESYKQIRNFEEGKFSKLDASSDPHANINSQPSNLKPSFVQEFSKPDQRFHHAPDSSHKILNFSHFSRPPNVSSVTGKGDAHFRDKVTSGNLSQGDIRECSAMTVVSSYCGSNHIPQDQDVSRVSSNGVWNTTLSAEPKPVKDDIHKTIPRHEKGKSEMIEPTVTSSSGGSGSSLGKTSSLSTRSHGQKRKIIDVEDSVEQSEDTELKSAVRNKVSQRSGSARRNRAAEVHNLSERRRRDRINEKMKALQQLIPHSSKTDKASMLEEAIEYLKSLQLQLQVMWMGSGMTPMMLPGFQHYMSQMGMGMTAPSFPPLQNPMQLQRIPLDQSVQTPNQTLMCPNPILGAFNYQNQIQNPALSDQYARYMGYHLMQNASQPMSMYRYGPQGVQQTQAMIPPSNSSGPIRGVVNVDDSVN is encoded by the exons ATGAACGACAGTGTTTCGGAATGGAATTTTGAAAGTGATACCTATGTCACCAATCAAAAGAAGTCTATAGG GCTTGATCATGAACTTGTGGAGCTTCTATGGCAGAATGGCCAAGTAGTCTTGCATAGTCAAACAAATAGGAAACCAATCACTTCAAGACATGTTCAAAAGAATCTTCAATCAACAACATTAAGGACTAATGAAACATTTGGAAGTTCAAGCAATTTGATTCAAGATGATGAGACAGTTTCATGGATTCATTACCCTCTTGAGGATCCATTAGAACAAGAATTATGTTCCAACCTTTTATCTGAACTTTCACCTTGTGATGATGTTGTTGAGTCTTACAAACAAATTAGGAATTTTGAAGAGGGAAAGTTTTCCAAATTGGATGCTTCTAGTGATCCTCATGCGAATATAAATTCGCAACCGAGTAATTTGAAACCTTCCTTTGTTCAGGAATTCTCTAAGCCGGATCAAAGGTTTCATCATGCTCCTGATTCGTCGCACAAGATTCTAAACTTTTCTCACTTTTCAAGACCACCTAATGTTTCTTCTGTGACTGGTAAAGGCGATGCGCATTTTAGAGACAAAGTTACTTCTGGCAATTTGTCACAAGGCGATATTAGAGAGTGTTCGGCGATGACAGTTGTTTCGAGTTATTGTGGAAGTAACCACATCCCTCAAGATCAAGATGTAAGCAGAGTATCAAGCAACGGTGTTTGGAATACTACTTTATCAGCCGAGCCCAAACCAGTCAAAGATGACATTCATAAAACAATTCCTCGGCATGAGAAAGGGAAATCTGAGATGATCGAACCAACTGTTACTTCATCTTCTGGTGGATCAGGAAGTAGTCTTGGAAAAACTTCTTCCTTATCTACAAGAAGCCATGGACAAAAGAGGAAAATTATCGATGTCGAAGACTCGGTTGAACAAAGTGAG GACACAGAACTTAAATCAGCTGTCCGGAACAAGGTGTCTCAGCGATCAGGGTCGGCCCGAAGGAACCGGGCTGCTGAAGTGCATAATCTTTCAGAAAGG AGACGAAGAGATAGGATTAATGAGAAGATGAAAGCTTTGCAACAACTCATACCTCATAGTAGTAAG ACAGACAAAGCATCAATGTTAGAAGAGGCAATTGAATACTTGAAATCTCTTCAGTTACAACTTCAG GTAATGTGGATGGGATCTGGCATGACACCAATGATGCTTCCTGGATTTCAACACTATATGTCACAAATGGGAATGGGAATGACAGCACCTTCATTTCCTCCGCTTCAAAATCCGATGCAATTGCAGAGAATACCTCTCGATCAATCCGTACAAACGCCGAACCAGACATTAATGTGCCCAAATCCTATTTTAGGTGCCTTTAATTACCAAAATCAGATACAAAATCCGGCTCTTTCGGACCAATATGCACGTTACATGGGCTATCATCTTATGCAAAATGCTTCTCAG CCAATGAGTATGTACAGATATGGTCCCCAAGGAGTTCAACAAACTCAAGCAATGATTCCACCAAGCAATAGCAGTGGACCTATTAGGGGAGTAGTAAACGTTGATGATTCT GTTAATTAG
- the LOC101488979 gene encoding transcription factor PIF4-like isoform X1, with protein sequence MNDSVSEWNFESDTYVTNQKKSIGLDHELVELLWQNGQVVLHSQTNRKPITSRHVQKNLQSTTLRTNETFGSSSNLIQDDETVSWIHYPLEDPLEQELCSNLLSELSPCDDVVESYKQIRNFEEGKFSKLDASSDPHANINSQPSNLKPSFVQEFSKPDQRFHHAPDSSHKILNFSHFSRPPNVSSVTGKGDAHFRDKVTSGNLSQGDIRECSAMTVVSSYCGSNHIPQDQDVSRVSSNGVWNTTLSAEPKPVKDDIHKTIPRHEKGKSEMIEPTVTSSSGGSGSSLGKTSSLSTRSHGQKRKIIDVEDSVEQSEDTELKSAVRNKVSQRSGSARRNRAAEVHNLSERRRRDRINEKMKALQQLIPHSSKTDKASMLEEAIEYLKSLQLQLQVMWMGSGMTPMMLPGFQHYMSQMGMGMTAPSFPPLQNPMQLQRIPLDQSVQTPNQTLMCPNPILGAFNYQNQIQNPALSDQYARYMGYHLMQNASQPMSMYRYGPQGVQQTQAMIPPSNSSGPIRGVVNVDDSVSGKMGRPLT encoded by the exons ATGAACGACAGTGTTTCGGAATGGAATTTTGAAAGTGATACCTATGTCACCAATCAAAAGAAGTCTATAGG GCTTGATCATGAACTTGTGGAGCTTCTATGGCAGAATGGCCAAGTAGTCTTGCATAGTCAAACAAATAGGAAACCAATCACTTCAAGACATGTTCAAAAGAATCTTCAATCAACAACATTAAGGACTAATGAAACATTTGGAAGTTCAAGCAATTTGATTCAAGATGATGAGACAGTTTCATGGATTCATTACCCTCTTGAGGATCCATTAGAACAAGAATTATGTTCCAACCTTTTATCTGAACTTTCACCTTGTGATGATGTTGTTGAGTCTTACAAACAAATTAGGAATTTTGAAGAGGGAAAGTTTTCCAAATTGGATGCTTCTAGTGATCCTCATGCGAATATAAATTCGCAACCGAGTAATTTGAAACCTTCCTTTGTTCAGGAATTCTCTAAGCCGGATCAAAGGTTTCATCATGCTCCTGATTCGTCGCACAAGATTCTAAACTTTTCTCACTTTTCAAGACCACCTAATGTTTCTTCTGTGACTGGTAAAGGCGATGCGCATTTTAGAGACAAAGTTACTTCTGGCAATTTGTCACAAGGCGATATTAGAGAGTGTTCGGCGATGACAGTTGTTTCGAGTTATTGTGGAAGTAACCACATCCCTCAAGATCAAGATGTAAGCAGAGTATCAAGCAACGGTGTTTGGAATACTACTTTATCAGCCGAGCCCAAACCAGTCAAAGATGACATTCATAAAACAATTCCTCGGCATGAGAAAGGGAAATCTGAGATGATCGAACCAACTGTTACTTCATCTTCTGGTGGATCAGGAAGTAGTCTTGGAAAAACTTCTTCCTTATCTACAAGAAGCCATGGACAAAAGAGGAAAATTATCGATGTCGAAGACTCGGTTGAACAAAGTGAG GACACAGAACTTAAATCAGCTGTCCGGAACAAGGTGTCTCAGCGATCAGGGTCGGCCCGAAGGAACCGGGCTGCTGAAGTGCATAATCTTTCAGAAAGG AGACGAAGAGATAGGATTAATGAGAAGATGAAAGCTTTGCAACAACTCATACCTCATAGTAGTAAG ACAGACAAAGCATCAATGTTAGAAGAGGCAATTGAATACTTGAAATCTCTTCAGTTACAACTTCAG GTAATGTGGATGGGATCTGGCATGACACCAATGATGCTTCCTGGATTTCAACACTATATGTCACAAATGGGAATGGGAATGACAGCACCTTCATTTCCTCCGCTTCAAAATCCGATGCAATTGCAGAGAATACCTCTCGATCAATCCGTACAAACGCCGAACCAGACATTAATGTGCCCAAATCCTATTTTAGGTGCCTTTAATTACCAAAATCAGATACAAAATCCGGCTCTTTCGGACCAATATGCACGTTACATGGGCTATCATCTTATGCAAAATGCTTCTCAG CCAATGAGTATGTACAGATATGGTCCCCAAGGAGTTCAACAAACTCAAGCAATGATTCCACCAAGCAATAGCAGTGGACCTATTAGGGGAGTAGTAAACGTTGATGATTCTGTAAGTGGAAAAATGGGTAGGCCACTAACATAA